A genome region from Wielerella bovis includes the following:
- a CDS encoding M48 family metallopeptidase translates to MKPVIINLSDCLITVYLKHSSKKNIIVRARDEHSLTVNSPKWLPRAELMRWLNSHHADLQRCLNHAPKKRAEPEQLWFRGQLYSRNATIFRQPENLSPTQQSDYLRQFLFQAAHEILLDKLAQHSQKLHLIPKQIALSNAKTFWGVCRHHTGIRLNWRLIGAPDFVQDYVCIHELCHLVHANHSHAFWQLVHQHCHDVDAAKQWLKTHGKELFALG, encoded by the coding sequence ATGAAACCCGTCATTATCAATCTTTCAGACTGCCTGATTACTGTTTATCTCAAACACAGCAGCAAGAAAAACATCATCGTCCGCGCACGCGATGAACACAGTCTAACCGTCAATTCACCCAAATGGCTGCCACGCGCTGAATTGATGCGCTGGCTCAACAGCCATCATGCCGATTTGCAACGCTGCTTAAATCACGCCCCCAAAAAACGCGCTGAACCCGAACAATTATGGTTTCGCGGACAACTTTATTCTCGCAACGCCACCATTTTCAGGCAGCCTGAAAATTTATCCCCCACCCAACAAAGCGATTATTTACGCCAATTTTTGTTTCAGGCTGCACATGAGATTTTGTTGGACAAACTCGCGCAACACAGCCAAAAACTGCATCTTATTCCCAAACAAATCGCGCTTTCAAACGCCAAAACTTTTTGGGGCGTGTGTCGCCATCACACAGGTATACGTCTCAATTGGCGACTGATTGGCGCACCCGATTTTGTGCAAGATTACGTTTGCATCCACGAACTTTGCCACCTTGTACACGCCAATCACAGCCACGCATTTTGGCAACTAGTGCATCAACATTGCCATGACGTTGATGCCGCCAAACAGTGGCTCAAAACACATGGTAAAGAATTATTTGCGCTTGGGTAA
- a CDS encoding DUF5397 family protein produces the protein MINQQNIPTGEVRTFGTFGVPYLVGKAEQELPNGDILVGIELLESGEHEQYPLSHLLQDPKAN, from the coding sequence ATGATAAATCAACAGAATATTCCAACTGGCGAAGTGCGGACTTTTGGCACATTTGGCGTGCCTTATTTGGTCGGCAAAGCGGAACAGGAATTGCCCAATGGCGACATTTTGGTGGGCATTGAATTGTTGGAAAGTGGCGAGCATGAACAATATCCGCTCTCCCATTTGTTGCAAGACCCGAAAGCCAATTAA
- a CDS encoding virulence factor — MYAISFDLVVSDTQNAHPKGVSQAYQDIGATLHQYGFERVQGSLYINDNEDMANLFSAIQALKNLAWFPTSVRDIRAFRIEQWSDFTKFVKT; from the coding sequence ATGTATGCGATTTCATTTGATTTGGTCGTTTCCGACACCCAAAATGCCCACCCAAAAGGCGTAAGCCAAGCCTATCAAGATATTGGCGCAACCCTACATCAATACGGTTTTGAGCGCGTTCAAGGCAGCCTGTATATCAATGACAATGAAGACATGGCAAACCTGTTTTCTGCCATTCAAGCCTTGAAAAATTTGGCGTGGTTTCCCACTTCTGTGCGTGATATTCGCGCATTCCGCATTGAGCAATGGTCGGATTTTACAAAATTTGTGAAAACCTAA
- a CDS encoding SDR family oxidoreductase, which translates to MTPNGHTVLITGGATGIGFALAKQFHNAGNQVILVGRREDVLQQAAAQLSGCRYAVADVSKAEDRERLARDFADVNVLINNAAIQYTKPLAEQTDAEIVQEIDINLTAPVLLTQAFMSVLQAKPSAAVVNVSSGLAIVPKETCALYCATKAALHSYSQVLRWQLEATHVRVFEILPPMVATPLSQGKGHANLKISPDELAAEFWRDFQRDHYEIMVGKSKWLYWINRISATLGQRIMRKGL; encoded by the coding sequence ATGACCCCAAATGGACACACCGTCCTGATTACAGGTGGCGCAACAGGTATCGGTTTTGCGCTGGCAAAACAATTTCATAACGCAGGCAACCAAGTTATTTTGGTTGGACGGCGCGAAGACGTGTTGCAACAAGCCGCCGCACAACTTTCAGGCTGCCGTTATGCCGTTGCCGATGTATCCAAAGCCGAAGACCGTGAACGTTTGGCGCGTGATTTTGCCGATGTGAACGTGTTAATCAACAACGCCGCCATTCAATACACCAAGCCGCTTGCCGAACAAACCGATGCCGAAATTGTACAGGAAATTGACATCAATCTGACCGCGCCTGTATTGCTCACACAAGCATTTATGTCCGTGTTGCAAGCCAAGCCGAGTGCGGCAGTGGTTAATGTGTCATCGGGTTTGGCGATTGTGCCGAAAGAAACCTGCGCCCTGTATTGCGCCACCAAAGCCGCGTTGCACAGCTATTCACAAGTATTGCGCTGGCAATTGGAAGCGACCCATGTACGCGTATTTGAAATTTTACCGCCAATGGTCGCCACGCCCTTATCACAAGGCAAAGGTCATGCCAATTTAAAAATTTCGCCCGATGAACTCGCCGCCGAATTTTGGCGTGATTTCCAACGCGACCATTATGAAATCATGGTAGGCAAAAGCAAATGGCTCTATTGGATAAACCGCATTTCGGCAACATTGGGGCAACGGATTATGCGTAAGGGTTTATAA
- the lipB gene encoding lipoyl(octanoyl) transferase LipB, with protein sequence MKIVKLGRRDYQPVFEAMKQFNDTRDDDTEDELWLVEHYPVFTQGLAGKPEHLLFSSDIPVVQIDRGGQITYHGLGQLVVYTMINFKRRKQSVRHIVSALENTIIATLAEYGIQAANDPQRPGVYVGERKIASLGLRIKNGSVYHGLALNVNMDLSPFQQINPCGYAGMEMVQMADLLPQTPDLDEVADKLTAHLMRELA encoded by the coding sequence ATGAAAATTGTCAAACTGGGCAGACGCGATTATCAACCCGTGTTTGAAGCGATGAAACAATTCAACGACACGCGTGATGACGATACTGAAGACGAACTATGGCTAGTGGAACATTACCCTGTGTTCACACAAGGCTTGGCTGGCAAACCCGAGCATTTGCTGTTTTCAAGCGATATTCCTGTGGTGCAAATTGACCGTGGTGGACAGATTACCTACCACGGATTAGGACAACTCGTTGTTTACACTATGATTAATTTTAAACGCCGCAAACAAAGTGTGCGTCATATTGTTTCCGCATTAGAAAATACCATCATTGCCACACTTGCTGAATATGGTATTCAGGCTGCCAACGACCCGCAACGACCAGGGGTTTATGTGGGCGAGCGCAAAATTGCATCTTTGGGTTTGCGGATTAAAAATGGCTCGGTTTATCATGGGCTTGCGCTGAATGTGAACATGGATTTGTCGCCATTTCAGCAAATCAATCCTTGCGGTTATGCAGGCATGGAAATGGTGCAAATGGCGGATTTGTTGCCGCAAACACCTGATTTGGATGAAGTGGCGGATAAATTGACGGCGCATTTGATGCGTGAATTGGCGTAA
- a CDS encoding YbeD family protein yields MSQQAEQKPLIEFPTDFNLKIMGAQHPDFASEILKAIQQHAPNTTEQHIKLRPSSGGNFVGATVTVHAQSQEHLDNIYRSVTSHPMVKVVF; encoded by the coding sequence ATGTCTCAACAAGCTGAACAAAAACCTTTAATTGAATTTCCAACCGATTTCAATCTCAAAATTATGGGTGCTCAACATCCTGATTTTGCATCTGAAATCTTAAAAGCCATTCAACAACATGCCCCAAATACCACTGAACAACACATCAAATTGCGTCCTAGTTCAGGTGGTAATTTTGTCGGTGCAACGGTTACCGTTCATGCGCAAAGTCAAGAACATTTGGACAATATTTACCGCAGCGTAACTTCTCATCCAATGGTAAAAGTAGTATTTTAA
- the lipA gene encoding lipoyl synthase encodes MTTETTNPLSNAQGIKHKGADKTARIPIKIVPLEEKIKKPEWIKAKIPTGKKFFEIKNILRDQKMHTVCEEASCPNIGECFSKGTATFMIMGDICTRRCPFCDVGHGRPNPLDPDEPKNLAESVAAMNLRYVVITSVDRDDLRDGGAQHFADCINAIRERSPNTKIEILVPDFRGRLDIALDILSKNPPDVMNHNLETHPRLYKQARPGSDYKHSLELLRRFKEMQPNIPTKSGIMVGLGETDDEVREIMRDMREHNIEMITVGQYLQPSDGHLPVLRYVTPDMFKQFEKEAYEMGFTNAAIGAMVRSSYHADVQAEEALKENGCGHH; translated from the coding sequence ATGACCACCGAAACCACCAATCCCCTATCCAACGCACAAGGCATTAAACACAAAGGCGCAGACAAAACCGCGCGTATTCCCATCAAAATCGTACCATTAGAAGAAAAAATCAAAAAACCCGAATGGATTAAAGCCAAAATCCCAACTGGCAAAAAATTCTTTGAAATCAAAAATATTTTGCGCGACCAGAAAATGCACACAGTTTGCGAAGAAGCGTCCTGCCCGAATATTGGCGAATGTTTCAGCAAAGGCACAGCCACATTCATGATTATGGGCGACATTTGTACGCGCCGTTGTCCGTTTTGCGATGTGGGACACGGTCGCCCCAATCCGCTTGACCCCGATGAGCCGAAAAATCTCGCCGAAAGCGTGGCAGCGATGAATTTACGCTACGTTGTGATTACATCGGTGGACAGGGACGATTTGCGCGATGGCGGCGCACAGCATTTTGCCGATTGCATTAACGCCATTCGTGAACGCAGCCCGAATACGAAAATTGAAATTCTCGTGCCTGATTTCCGTGGGCGTTTGGACATTGCACTGGACATTTTGTCCAAAAATCCGCCCGATGTGATGAACCACAATTTGGAAACCCACCCGCGTTTGTACAAACAAGCGCGCCCAGGGTCGGATTACAAACATTCTTTGGAATTGTTGCGAAGATTCAAGGAAATGCAACCGAATATTCCCACCAAATCGGGCATTATGGTTGGTTTGGGCGAAACGGACGATGAAGTCCGCGAAATCATGCGCGATATGCGCGAGCATAATATTGAGATGATTACGGTGGGGCAATATTTGCAGCCGTCTGACGGGCATTTGCCTGTGTTGCGCTACGTTACGCCCGATATGTTCAAGCAATTTGAAAAGGAAGCCTATGAAATGGGCTTTACCAATGCGGCGATTGGCGCGATGGTTCGCAGTTCGTATCATGCTGATGTGCAAGCGGAAGAAGCGTTGAAAGAAAACGGTTGCGGTCATCATTGA
- a CDS encoding prolyl-tRNA synthetase associated domain-containing protein: protein MDLYTPVVDTLNKLAIPFQIVEHPPALTTEQADSFIEGIDGVRTKTLFLCNRKKTAFYLLIMDDAKRLDMDAFKETVGESRISIASSNSLFEKMKLPAGVVSPFGLLNTPEKDIAVYIDQAIMSEERMSFHPNTNEKTLFLASTDLLKFLVHIGCPANIIKL from the coding sequence ATGGATTTATATACTCCCGTTGTGGATACCTTGAACAAATTAGCCATTCCCTTTCAAATTGTAGAACACCCACCTGCACTCACCACCGAACAAGCAGATAGTTTTATTGAAGGCATTGACGGTGTGCGTACCAAAACCCTATTTTTATGCAATCGTAAAAAAACCGCGTTCTACCTATTGATTATGGATGATGCCAAACGCTTGGACATGGACGCTTTCAAAGAAACCGTTGGCGAAAGCCGTATCAGCATAGCATCTAGCAACAGTTTGTTTGAAAAGATGAAATTACCCGCAGGCGTGGTGTCGCCTTTTGGTTTACTCAATACGCCCGAAAAAGACATTGCGGTGTATATTGACCAAGCCATCATGTCCGAAGAACGTATGAGCTTCCACCCCAACACCAATGAAAAAACGCTATTTTTAGCCAGCACCGATTTGCTGAAATTTTTAGTACACATCGGTTGTCCAGCGAATATTATTAAATTGTAA
- a CDS encoding transporter substrate-binding domain-containing protein, translated as MKKTLSLITLTVLLAACSDKSSTNDTAITASKPDSSVTTSASENTNAPILHVRIAATDYAPFNIFNADRTFSGIDTDILEAIAKDQGLKLKVEPYIWEAIFTDMQKDKVHLVAGGLVAEDLPSEYVTHTQSYMVSKNCVIAANQNNLSSWQSNPIILFDNDELGDYVTNVLKIPQKNITISTHRYDTLRQIATNQAHAAISDCTILKYYVNGSLKDFTFAMEELPPVEGEASADLVFAIRKDDTEMLQKVNAGLENIKKNGQLDEILKKWQQ; from the coding sequence ATGAAAAAAACCTTATCTTTGATTACGTTAACTGTTTTGTTAGCCGCGTGTTCAGATAAATCCAGTACAAACGATACGGCAATAACTGCTAGCAAACCTGATTCTTCTGTTACTACTTCTGCATCAGAGAATACTAATGCACCCATTTTGCATGTTCGTATTGCTGCTACTGATTATGCACCTTTCAATATTTTCAATGCTGACCGAACATTTAGTGGTATTGATACTGATATTTTGGAAGCTATTGCAAAAGACCAAGGATTGAAATTAAAAGTAGAACCTTATATTTGGGAAGCTATTTTTACTGATATGCAAAAAGATAAGGTTCATTTAGTAGCAGGTGGATTGGTTGCAGAGGATTTACCTAGTGAGTATGTTACCCATACACAATCATATATGGTTTCAAAAAATTGTGTGATTGCTGCCAATCAAAATAATCTATCCAGTTGGCAATCTAATCCAATCATCTTGTTTGATAATGATGAACTAGGCGATTATGTAACGAATGTATTAAAAATACCACAAAAAAATATTACTATTAGTACACACAGATACGATACTTTACGCCAAATCGCTACTAATCAAGCTCATGCAGCGATAAGTGATTGCACTATTTTGAAATATTATGTCAATGGTTCATTAAAAGATTTCACATTTGCTATGGAAGAACTGCCGCCAGTAGAAGGTGAAGCTTCTGCGGATTTGGTTTTTGCTATTCGTAAAGATGACACAGAAATGTTGCAAAAAGTAAACGCTGGATTAGAAAATATTAAGAAAAATGGTCAATTAGATGAGATTTTGAAAAAATGGCAACAATAA
- a CDS encoding DegQ family serine endoprotease, with protein sequence MKKTLLSLTLIAAFTLAACGKDDAPAKNTTASQTFVQPVENKTNDGTVGMLLPNFAELVAREGSTVVNIQAASEKDNTSMSNNDDLADNDPFSEFFKRLIPNQPDFPQSENEANFGSGVIISEDGYVMTNAHVIKGMNNIKVTLNDKREYPAKLVGSDEKSDIALLKIDAQNLPAAKIGNPDELKSGEWVAAIGAPFGFDNSVTAGIVSAKNRTLPDETYTPFIQTDVAINPGNSGGPLFNLKGQVVGINSQIYSRSGGFMGISFAIPIDVAMNVADQLKATGKVHRGQLGVIIQEVSYDLAKTFGLDKPTGALIAKVISGSPAEKAGLRVGDIIRSVNDNEVRSSSDLPMTIGALAPGKEVKLGVWRKGNMTEITVTLGEQGSQTALNLNNKAAKPYSGSIDGFEFAAAGLTISVENGVDNSVLLVRKAQGISANAGLRRGDIIVEIAGQAVHNKAEFESAISQAGKNIPILINRGGNMIFLALILP encoded by the coding sequence ATGAAAAAAACACTTCTCTCACTCACCCTAATTGCCGCATTCACTTTGGCAGCCTGTGGCAAAGACGATGCGCCAGCCAAAAACACAACCGCTTCACAAACCTTTGTGCAGCCTGTGGAAAATAAAACCAACGATGGCACAGTCGGTATGTTGTTGCCCAATTTTGCCGAATTGGTGGCGCGTGAAGGCAGCACCGTTGTGAATATTCAGGCTGCCAGTGAAAAAGACAATACTTCCATGTCCAACAATGATGATTTGGCGGACAATGACCCATTTTCCGAATTTTTCAAGCGTCTTATCCCCAATCAACCTGATTTTCCACAAAGTGAAAACGAAGCCAATTTTGGTTCGGGCGTGATTATCAGCGAAGATGGCTATGTCATGACCAATGCCCACGTTATCAAAGGTATGAATAATATTAAAGTTACGCTGAACGATAAGCGCGAATATCCTGCCAAATTGGTCGGTTCAGATGAAAAATCCGACATCGCTTTGCTGAAAATTGATGCGCAAAATCTGCCTGCTGCCAAAATTGGTAATCCCGATGAATTGAAATCGGGCGAATGGGTAGCGGCGATTGGTGCGCCATTTGGTTTTGATAACAGCGTAACCGCAGGCATCGTGTCCGCCAAAAATCGTACCTTGCCCGATGAAACTTATACGCCATTTATCCAAACCGATGTGGCAATCAACCCTGGTAATTCGGGTGGACCTTTGTTCAATTTAAAAGGACAAGTGGTTGGTATCAACTCGCAAATTTATAGCCGCAGCGGTGGTTTTATGGGCATTTCTTTCGCCATTCCGATTGATGTCGCGATGAATGTTGCCGACCAACTGAAAGCCACAGGCAAAGTTCATCGTGGGCAACTGGGCGTAATCATCCAAGAAGTCAGCTACGATTTAGCCAAAACATTTGGTTTGGATAAACCCACAGGCGCATTGATTGCCAAAGTGATTTCAGGCAGCCCTGCGGAAAAAGCAGGTTTGCGCGTAGGCGATATTATTCGCAGTGTAAACGATAACGAAGTGCGTTCATCCAGCGATTTACCCATGACGATTGGCGCACTCGCCCCAGGTAAAGAAGTTAAATTAGGCGTATGGCGCAAAGGTAATATGACCGAAATCACGGTTACTTTGGGCGAACAAGGCAGCCAAACGGCTTTAAATTTAAATAATAAAGCTGCCAAACCTTATTCAGGCAGCATAGATGGTTTTGAGTTTGCCGCAGCAGGCTTGACCATTAGCGTAGAAAATGGCGTGGATAATTCTGTGTTACTGGTACGAAAAGCGCAGGGTATTTCAGCGAACGCAGGCTTACGACGTGGCGATATTATCGTGGAAATTGCAGGACAAGCGGTTCATAATAAAGCTGAATTTGAATCAGCAATCAGCCAAGCAGGGAAAAATATTCCCATATTGATTAATCGCGGTGGCAATATGATTTTCTTGGCATTGATTTTGCCATAA